The proteins below come from a single Polynucleobacter necessarius genomic window:
- the hemW gene encoding radical SAM family heme chaperone HemW, which produces MSNLQHHSVTLTAPPPLALYIHFPWCEKKCPYCDFNSHQIKDRTGGSNQSGFDEKRYINALIADLETELPNIWGRQVHSIFIGGGTPSLFSPEGMDQLLSATRARVNLEPNAEITMEANPGSIEAEKFAAFANCGINRVSIGVQSFQDAQLKALGRIHNGEEAKRAIQIALDHFQSVNLDLMYGLPNQTLEAAKADIETALSFQTPHLSLYNLTLEPNTYFVNFPPTLPTDDEVDAMSEQNLKLLTAAGYKRYEVSAYARKDQGCKHNLNYWRFGDYIGIGAGAHSKISYPNRITRQVRERHPEAYMTTMETKGHAVMESKEVDANDLPFEFMLNALRLTDGVDTQTFSERTGLPLSVISKPLDKASKKCLLDENPSKLRATDQGLRYLNNLQEIFLA; this is translated from the coding sequence GTGTCTAATCTGCAGCACCATTCAGTAACACTCACAGCGCCCCCACCCCTCGCGCTCTATATCCACTTTCCGTGGTGTGAAAAGAAGTGTCCGTACTGTGATTTCAACTCCCATCAAATAAAGGATAGAACTGGAGGCTCTAACCAATCCGGTTTTGATGAAAAGCGCTACATCAACGCACTCATTGCCGATTTAGAAACTGAGCTTCCCAATATTTGGGGACGTCAGGTGCACAGCATTTTTATTGGCGGTGGTACCCCCAGCCTATTCTCGCCGGAGGGTATGGATCAACTTCTCTCAGCGACTCGTGCGCGCGTCAATCTCGAGCCCAATGCAGAAATCACGATGGAAGCAAATCCAGGATCCATTGAGGCAGAAAAATTTGCAGCGTTCGCCAATTGCGGGATTAATCGTGTATCCATTGGTGTACAAAGCTTTCAGGATGCGCAGTTAAAAGCTTTGGGGCGAATCCACAATGGCGAAGAGGCGAAACGGGCAATTCAGATTGCGCTAGATCACTTTCAATCAGTCAATCTCGATTTGATGTATGGCCTACCGAATCAAACACTGGAGGCAGCAAAGGCCGATATTGAAACCGCTCTGTCATTTCAGACGCCACACTTATCCCTCTACAACCTGACCTTAGAACCTAATACGTATTTTGTGAACTTTCCACCAACATTACCAACTGATGATGAGGTAGATGCAATGTCTGAGCAAAACCTAAAGCTTTTAACTGCAGCTGGGTATAAGCGTTATGAAGTGTCTGCGTATGCAAGAAAAGATCAAGGGTGCAAACACAATCTGAATTACTGGCGCTTTGGTGATTACATTGGCATTGGTGCTGGGGCGCACAGCAAAATATCTTACCCAAACCGAATTACCCGTCAGGTGCGAGAACGACACCCCGAAGCGTATATGACCACAATGGAAACCAAGGGCCATGCCGTCATGGAATCCAAGGAAGTTGATGCCAATGACCTCCCCTTTGAATTCATGCTCAACGCATTGCGACTAACCGATGGGGTTGATACCCAAACCTTTAGCGAGCGCACCGGCCTGCCACTCAGCGTGATCAGCAAGCCTCTGGACAAAGCCAGCAAAAAGTGTTTGCTTGATGAAAATCCCAGCAAATTGCGGGCAACCGATCAGGGTTTACGCTATCTCAATAACCTGCAAGAGATCTTTCTTGCCTAG
- the rdgB gene encoding RdgB/HAM1 family non-canonical purine NTP pyrophosphatase — MRKLVLASNNAGKVREFAALLAPLKFQVIPQGELGIPSAEEPHHTFVENALAKARHASGLSGLPALADDSGICAHALGGAPGELSARYAGEPANDAANNQLLIQNLRDEQNRGAHYVCALVFVNSANDPEPLIVQTRWYGTFIDTPKGTNGFGYDPHFYLPELGLTAAELAPEKKNSISHRGQALREFITQLQSRV, encoded by the coding sequence ATGCGAAAGCTGGTTCTCGCCTCTAATAACGCAGGCAAAGTTCGCGAGTTTGCCGCACTGCTCGCGCCCCTCAAGTTTCAAGTGATTCCTCAGGGTGAATTGGGCATTCCTTCAGCTGAAGAACCGCATCACACGTTTGTAGAAAATGCGCTTGCGAAAGCACGTCATGCCAGCGGATTAAGCGGCCTTCCTGCGCTAGCCGATGATTCTGGAATTTGTGCACATGCTTTGGGCGGTGCTCCCGGGGAGTTATCTGCCCGTTACGCTGGTGAACCTGCAAATGACGCTGCCAACAATCAATTACTCATTCAAAATCTACGGGATGAACAAAACCGCGGGGCGCACTATGTGTGCGCACTCGTCTTCGTAAATAGCGCCAACGATCCCGAGCCCCTGATTGTGCAAACACGCTGGTATGGCACGTTCATTGATACCCCGAAAGGGACTAACGGGTTTGGATACGATCCGCATTTTTATTTGCCAGAACTTGGTCTCACGGCGGCTGAGCTTGCTCCCGAAAAGAAGAATTCCATTAGCCATCGCGGGCAAGCCCTACGAGAATTCATTACCCAACTACAGTCTCGTGTCTAA